From one Sphingomonas sp. BT-65 genomic stretch:
- the rseP gene encoding RIP metalloprotease RseP: MTENPGFFLYILAFLLVIGPLVFVHELGHYAAGRLFGIKADIFSIGFGREIAGFTDKRGTRWKFGWLPLGGYVKFAGDMNPASQPSPEWLSLPAAERARTFQAKPVWQRAIVVVAGPVTNFVVAILILAAFAVAYGRPSTAPVIGTVDKGSVAAAAGLQPGDRILSVGGRSVEGFNEIARYVIMRPAEPIRIGIERDGRRLDLNITTGVREEKDRFGNVYRLGVLGVRSGPVELVPVSLWEAPMAGIRDTGRVIQMQIDGLGQIITGRRSVKELGGPLRIAQVSGERFVLGPVEFVFLIALVSINLGFINLLPVPVLDGGHLLFYAIEAVRRKPVEPEVMEWAFRGGMVAILALFLMVTFNDLGAFGVWRNLAGLIG, translated from the coding sequence TTGACCGAGAATCCCGGTTTCTTTCTCTACATCCTCGCCTTCCTGTTGGTGATCGGGCCGCTCGTCTTTGTGCACGAGCTGGGTCATTACGCGGCGGGACGCCTGTTCGGGATCAAGGCCGACATCTTCTCGATCGGGTTCGGGCGCGAGATCGCGGGGTTCACCGACAAGCGCGGCACGCGCTGGAAGTTCGGCTGGCTGCCGCTCGGCGGCTATGTGAAGTTCGCCGGCGACATGAACCCGGCGAGCCAGCCCAGCCCCGAATGGCTGTCGCTGCCCGCCGCCGAGCGTGCGCGGACCTTCCAGGCCAAGCCCGTGTGGCAGCGCGCGATCGTGGTGGTGGCGGGGCCGGTGACCAATTTCGTGGTGGCGATCCTGATTCTGGCAGCGTTCGCCGTCGCCTATGGCCGGCCCAGCACGGCGCCGGTGATCGGAACGGTCGACAAGGGAAGCGTCGCGGCAGCCGCGGGACTTCAGCCGGGGGACCGGATCCTCTCGGTCGGCGGGCGTTCCGTCGAAGGCTTCAACGAGATCGCGCGCTATGTGATCATGCGCCCTGCCGAGCCAATCCGTATCGGGATCGAGCGCGACGGCCGCAGGCTCGACCTCAACATCACCACCGGCGTGCGTGAGGAAAAGGACCGCTTCGGCAACGTGTATCGACTGGGTGTGCTGGGCGTGCGCTCCGGCCCGGTCGAGCTGGTGCCGGTCAGCCTGTGGGAAGCCCCGATGGCCGGCATTCGCGATACCGGCCGGGTCATCCAGATGCAGATCGATGGGCTCGGTCAGATCATCACCGGCCGCCGGTCAGTGAAGGAATTGGGCGGACCGCTGCGAATCGCACAGGTTTCCGGCGAGCGCTTCGTCCTGGGACCGGTGGAGTTCGTGTTCCTGATCGCGCTCGTGTCGATTAATCTGGGATTCATTAACCTGTTGCCAGTCCCGGTGCTGGATGGCGGCCATCTTCTGTTCTATGCGATCGAGGCGGTGCGCCGGAAACCCGTGGAGCCGGAGGTGATGGAATGGGCGTTCCGCGGCGGGATGGTGGCGATCCTGGCGCTGTTTTTGATGGTGACGTTCAACGATCTGGGCGCCTTTGGCGTGTGGAGGAATCTGGCCGGGTTGATCGGCTGA
- a CDS encoding 1-deoxy-D-xylulose-5-phosphate reductoisomerase — protein sequence MRRVSILGATGSVGTSTLDLIEREPDAFEVVALTANCDVGRLAAAARRVRAKLAVVADETCLPALREALAGSGVEAAGGARAVCEAARMDADWTMAAIVGTAGLKPALAALEGGGTVALANKESLVSAGEVVTREVARHGATLLPVDSEHNAIFQCFESDNADQVSRIILTASGGPFRERSLDEMRGITPEQAVAHPNWSMGAKISVDSATLMNKGLELIEAFHLFPVAPEQLDVIVHRQSVIHSMVEYADGSVLAQLGSPDMRVPIAHALAWPRRMATPCQRLDLTRIGRLDFEAPDHARFPCLRLAREALAAGGARPAVLNAANEVAVAAFLARRIGFLEIAAIVADTLERYDPAAPATLDQVLAIDAEARNIAGERVKDCVA from the coding sequence ATGAGGCGCGTGTCGATCCTCGGCGCGACCGGATCGGTCGGCACCTCGACACTCGACCTGATCGAGCGCGAACCCGACGCGTTCGAGGTGGTGGCGCTGACCGCCAATTGCGACGTCGGGCGGCTGGCGGCGGCGGCGCGCCGGGTGCGGGCGAAGCTGGCGGTGGTGGCAGACGAGACCTGTCTGCCCGCGCTGCGCGAGGCGCTGGCGGGGAGCGGGGTCGAGGCGGCGGGCGGCGCGCGGGCGGTGTGCGAGGCCGCGCGCATGGACGCGGACTGGACGATGGCGGCGATTGTCGGCACCGCGGGCCTGAAGCCGGCGCTGGCGGCGCTCGAAGGCGGCGGCACGGTCGCACTCGCCAACAAGGAATCGCTCGTCTCGGCAGGCGAGGTGGTGACACGCGAAGTCGCACGGCACGGCGCCACGTTGCTCCCGGTCGATTCGGAACATAACGCTATTTTCCAGTGCTTTGAGTCCGATAACGCCGATCAAGTATCAAGAATCATCCTGACCGCGAGCGGCGGACCGTTCCGCGAGCGCAGCCTCGACGAGATGCGCGGCATCACGCCCGAGCAGGCGGTGGCGCATCCCAACTGGTCGATGGGCGCGAAGATCAGCGTCGATTCGGCGACGCTGATGAACAAGGGGCTGGAGCTGATCGAGGCGTTCCACCTGTTCCCGGTGGCGCCCGAGCAGCTGGATGTGATCGTGCACCGCCAGTCGGTGATCCATTCGATGGTCGAATATGCCGACGGCTCGGTGCTGGCGCAGCTCGGCTCCCCTGACATGCGCGTGCCGATCGCGCACGCGCTCGCCTGGCCGCGGCGGATGGCGACGCCGTGCCAGCGGCTCGACCTGACCAGGATCGGGCGGCTGGATTTCGAGGCGCCCGACCATGCGCGTTTTCCATGCCTTCGCCTGGCGCGCGAGGCACTGGCGGCAGGCGGGGCGCGCCCGGCGGTGCTCAACGCGGCGAACGAAGTGGCGGTTGCCGCGTTCCTCGCACGGCGTATCGGCTTTCTTGAAATTGCCGCAATCGTCGCGGATACGCTTGAACGCTATGATCCGGCCGCACCGGCGACGCTCGATCAAGTGCTTGCGATCGACGCGGAGGCGCGGAACATTGCGGGCGAGCGTGTGAAGGACTGCGTAGCTTGA
- a CDS encoding phosphatidate cytidylyltransferase → MAATALWWGGFAFWLLLAVVGILMIHEWGGLHGADARQRKLAQYALTVPLAIMAPIAAGPGFLAFGLVLGAMFFVAIVTRNGMLGAGEVYVGLPVLALLVLRAQDQGLLLAFWAMALVWACDIGAYFAGRAIGGPKLLPAVSPNKTWAGFFGGVTAAGLFAFVLIGLGLDWRLAAATPLLAALAQAGDLYESWLKRCAGVKDSGNLLPGHGGLLDRLDGLVPVAPLAALLVLAIR, encoded by the coding sequence ATGGCGGCGACCGCGCTGTGGTGGGGCGGCTTCGCCTTCTGGCTGCTGCTGGCGGTCGTCGGGATCCTGATGATCCACGAATGGGGCGGGCTGCACGGCGCGGATGCCCGGCAGCGCAAGCTCGCGCAATATGCGCTGACCGTGCCGCTCGCGATCATGGCGCCGATCGCGGCAGGGCCGGGGTTCCTCGCCTTCGGGCTGGTGCTCGGGGCGATGTTCTTCGTCGCGATCGTCACGCGCAACGGGATGCTGGGCGCGGGCGAGGTCTATGTCGGGCTGCCGGTGCTCGCTTTGCTGGTGCTGCGCGCGCAGGATCAGGGCTTGCTGCTCGCCTTCTGGGCGATGGCGCTGGTCTGGGCGTGCGACATCGGCGCCTATTTCGCGGGACGCGCGATCGGCGGGCCCAAGCTGCTGCCCGCGGTGAGCCCCAACAAGACCTGGGCCGGCTTCTTCGGCGGGGTGACGGCGGCAGGGCTGTTCGCGTTCGTTCTGATCGGCCTGGGGCTCGACTGGCGGCTCGCGGCGGCGACGCCGTTGCTGGCGGCGCTGGCGCAGGCGGGCGACCTCTATGAGAGCTGGCTCAAGCGGTGTGCGGGGGTCAAGGATTCGGGCAATCTGCTGCCGGGTCACGGCGGCCTGCTCGACCGGCTCGACGGGCTGGTGCCGGTGGCGCCGCTCGCGGCATTGCTGGTACTGGCGATCCGATGA